The Lichenihabitans psoromatis genome contains a region encoding:
- a CDS encoding maleate cis-trans isomerase family protein produces MPRLGILVPSSNTALEPLVARMLSGLPDVTAHFSRFPVTRIDLSEGGLAQFDPTPIILAARLLADADVDVICWNGTSAGWCGFDTDRSLCAQIEAATSIPCVTSVLALNDALHTIGAKRFGLVSPYTTDVQSRIVANYASAGLHCVAERHLGISRNADFADVPPATLDAMCRETAATRPDALMIFCTNLKAADRVATLEAELGLPIYDTIATGIWKALASIGAKSERIIGWGSLFGLSTGS; encoded by the coding sequence ATGCCGCGTCTCGGGATTCTGGTTCCCTCCTCCAATACCGCGCTCGAGCCGCTCGTGGCCCGCATGCTGAGTGGGCTGCCCGACGTTACGGCGCATTTCAGCCGATTTCCCGTCACCCGGATCGATCTGTCCGAGGGCGGTCTCGCGCAATTCGATCCCACGCCCATCATCCTCGCCGCACGCTTATTGGCGGATGCCGACGTCGACGTGATCTGCTGGAACGGCACCTCGGCCGGTTGGTGTGGCTTCGACACCGACCGTTCGCTCTGCGCGCAGATCGAGGCTGCGACCTCCATCCCCTGCGTCACCTCGGTCCTCGCCCTCAACGACGCCCTGCACACGATCGGGGCCAAGCGCTTCGGACTGGTGTCGCCCTACACCACCGACGTCCAAAGCAGGATCGTGGCCAATTACGCGTCCGCCGGCCTTCATTGCGTTGCCGAACGGCATCTCGGCATCTCGCGCAACGCCGATTTCGCCGACGTGCCGCCTGCGACCCTGGACGCGATGTGCCGTGAGACAGCGGCGACGCGCCCGGACGCCCTGATGATTTTCTGCACCAATCTCAAAGCCGCCGATCGCGTCGCGACGCTCGAAGCCGAACTCGGCCTTCCGATCTACGACACCATCGCGACCGGGATCTGGAAAGCGCTCGCCTCGATCGGCGCGAAATCCGAGCGGATCATCGGCTGGGGGTCTCTGTTCGGCCTTTCGACAGGGTCGTGA
- a CDS encoding ABC transporter ATP-binding protein, translated as MSEAALLEVTTLAKRYGGVQAVRGVSFRLMRGEILALIGPNGAGKSTCFNMLNGQIKPDGGTILLDGQAVTGLSPAGMWRRGVGRTFQITATFGSMTVRENVQTALLAHAGRIRRMTGTAGNAQREEADSLLDLVGLRQQGDRVCRALAYGDLKRLELAVALTNDPKLLLMDEPTAGMAPTERIALMRFTADLARRRGIGVLFTEHDMDIVFEHADRVMVLNRGELIAVGTPDVVRRDERVRATYLGDGLVYAPQAGQEATT; from the coding sequence CGAGGCGTATCGTTCCGGTTGATGCGCGGCGAGATCTTGGCGCTGATCGGCCCAAACGGCGCCGGCAAATCGACCTGTTTCAACATGTTGAACGGGCAGATCAAACCGGATGGCGGCACCATCCTGCTTGACGGGCAAGCCGTGACGGGCTTGTCACCCGCTGGCATGTGGCGGCGGGGTGTCGGCCGCACGTTCCAGATCACGGCGACATTCGGGTCGATGACGGTGCGCGAGAACGTGCAGACAGCGTTGCTGGCGCATGCGGGTCGGATCCGTCGTATGACCGGCACGGCCGGCAACGCGCAACGCGAGGAGGCGGATTCACTGCTCGACCTCGTCGGCTTGCGGCAACAGGGAGACCGGGTCTGTCGTGCGCTTGCTTATGGCGATCTGAAGCGCCTGGAACTCGCGGTCGCACTCACCAACGATCCCAAGCTGCTGCTGATGGACGAGCCGACCGCCGGCATGGCGCCAACCGAGCGGATCGCCCTCATGCGCTTTACGGCCGATCTCGCGCGCCGACGGGGGATCGGTGTGCTGTTCACCGAGCACGACATGGACATCGTCTTCGAACATGCCGACCGGGTGATGGTGCTGAACCGGGGAGAACTCATCGCGGTCGGTACGCCGGATGTGGTGCGCCGCGACGAGCGGGTGCGCGCCACCTATCTCGGTGATGGCCTCGTCTATGCGCCGCAGGCCGGGCAAGAGGCCACGACATGA
- a CDS encoding amidohydrolase family protein — MSEGLLIGGWIVTGVESRERATILRDAALAYRDGKVVDVGPIAEMRAKYPDAPTYGSPDHAILPGFVNSHHHVGLTPLQLGSPDYALELWFASRISGRAVDLYLDTLYSAFEMIASGITTVQHIHGWIPGPLSHIHGCSTKVLDAYRTIGMRASYCFAVREQNRLVYEADEDFLQRLPTETAALLAPHLAKQRLPFNDYLKLFDMLNGENAGQNLTRIQLAPANLHWCTDEGLQALKQKADAAHVPMHMHLLETVYQKEYARRRTGTTAVKHLDKLGLLGPGLTLGHGVWLTEDDIEIAAATGTCICHNCSSNLRLRSGVAPVNVFEAKGVTVGMGLDEAGINEDRDMLQEMRLALRVHRVPGMREEDVPSCPQILKMATEHGAMTTAFGASIGKLEPGRFADAVLINVKKAFYPYQDDDIPMLDALIQRAKTDTVDAVFVNGEMIYEHGRFTHIDRDKVLAEIAEAMSRPRTEAEMTSRELRRQVFPHVEAFYRDYLTDMPERQPFYAPSSRT, encoded by the coding sequence ATGTCGGAAGGTTTGTTGATCGGCGGCTGGATCGTAACCGGCGTCGAGAGCCGTGAGCGAGCGACCATCTTGCGGGATGCCGCCCTGGCCTATCGGGACGGAAAGGTTGTGGACGTTGGCCCGATCGCAGAGATGCGCGCCAAATATCCGGATGCGCCGACTTATGGCTCCCCCGACCACGCCATTCTGCCCGGCTTCGTCAACAGCCATCATCATGTCGGGCTGACGCCGCTGCAACTTGGTTCGCCTGATTATGCACTGGAACTCTGGTTCGCCAGTCGCATCTCCGGCCGGGCCGTGGACCTTTACCTCGACACGCTCTACTCGGCATTCGAGATGATCGCCTCGGGCATCACAACCGTGCAGCATATCCACGGCTGGATTCCGGGCCCCCTCTCACACATCCACGGCTGTTCGACCAAGGTCCTCGACGCCTATCGCACCATCGGCATGCGGGCCTCCTATTGCTTCGCGGTCCGCGAGCAGAACCGGCTCGTCTACGAGGCGGACGAGGATTTTCTGCAGCGACTTCCAACCGAAACGGCCGCCTTGCTGGCTCCGCATCTCGCCAAACAACGGCTTCCCTTTAATGATTATCTCAAGCTGTTCGACATGCTGAACGGCGAGAATGCGGGGCAGAACCTCACCCGCATCCAGCTCGCGCCGGCAAACCTTCATTGGTGCACCGACGAGGGGCTGCAAGCGCTGAAGCAAAAGGCCGATGCGGCCCATGTGCCGATGCACATGCATTTGCTGGAGACGGTCTACCAGAAGGAATATGCCCGCCGCCGCACCGGCACCACCGCGGTGAAGCACCTCGACAAGCTTGGTCTTTTGGGACCGGGCCTGACGCTCGGCCATGGCGTATGGCTGACCGAAGACGATATCGAGATCGCGGCCGCGACCGGTACCTGCATCTGCCACAATTGCAGCTCCAACCTGCGTCTCCGCAGCGGTGTCGCACCGGTCAACGTTTTCGAGGCGAAGGGTGTCACGGTCGGGATGGGTCTCGACGAGGCCGGCATCAACGAAGATCGCGACATGCTGCAGGAGATGCGGTTGGCCCTGCGGGTTCACCGCGTCCCCGGCATGCGGGAGGAGGACGTGCCCTCTTGCCCGCAGATCCTCAAAATGGCGACCGAGCATGGCGCGATGACCACGGCGTTCGGCGCGAGCATCGGAAAACTGGAGCCCGGCCGCTTCGCCGATGCGGTGCTGATCAACGTGAAGAAGGCGTTCTACCCCTATCAGGACGACGATATCCCGATGCTTGACGCGCTGATCCAACGGGCCAAGACCGATACGGTGGATGCCGTCTTCGTGAACGGCGAGATGATCTACGAGCACGGCCGCTTCACGCATATCGACCGCGACAAGGTTCTGGCCGAGATCGCCGAAGCCATGTCACGACCGCGCACCGAAGCGGAAATGACCAGCCGTGAACTACGGCGGCAGGTGTTCCCGCATGTCGAGGCATTCTACCGCGACTATCTCACCGACATGCCGGAGCGGCAGCCCTTCTACGCGCCGTCGTCGCGAACTTAA
- a CDS encoding ABC transporter ATP-binding protein, producing MNPAPKLDVSGLRGWYGQAQILFDVALQVGQGEVVALLGRNGAGKSTTFRAIAGLLERRAGRVIFEGHDLSARPTYEVVRHGLAFVPEDRRIFSDLTVEENLAVGRQKPRAGVPVWTPDRLYTLFPNLGAMKNRPGGAMSGGEQQMLTIARSLMGNPSLVLLDEPSEGLAPKIVEDMARAILQLKREGLSILLSEQNLHFARLISDRAIIIERGQVMLEGTIAEIDSNPKTSEAYLAM from the coding sequence ATGAACCCGGCTCCCAAACTCGACGTCTCTGGCCTGCGCGGTTGGTACGGCCAGGCCCAAATCCTCTTCGACGTCGCCTTGCAGGTCGGGCAGGGTGAAGTCGTGGCCCTGCTGGGCCGCAACGGCGCCGGGAAATCCACGACGTTCCGGGCTATCGCGGGTCTGCTCGAGCGTCGCGCCGGGCGCGTGATCTTCGAGGGGCATGATCTGTCGGCGCGGCCGACCTACGAGGTGGTTCGGCATGGCTTGGCCTTCGTGCCGGAGGATCGCCGGATCTTCTCCGATCTGACCGTCGAGGAGAATCTGGCGGTCGGGCGGCAAAAGCCGCGCGCCGGGGTTCCGGTCTGGACGCCGGATCGGCTTTACACGCTGTTTCCCAACCTCGGCGCGATGAAAAACCGCCCGGGTGGCGCGATGAGCGGGGGCGAGCAGCAGATGCTGACGATTGCCCGCTCCCTGATGGGCAACCCGAGCCTCGTTCTTCTGGACGAACCTTCCGAAGGACTCGCGCCGAAAATTGTCGAGGATATGGCGCGCGCCATCCTGCAGCTTAAACGCGAGGGGTTGAGCATTCTTCTGTCGGAACAGAACCTGCACTTCGCCCGGCTCATTTCGGATCGCGCCATCATCATCGAGCGGGGGCAGGTCATGCTCGAAGGCACCATCGCGGAGATCGACAGCAATCCGAAGACCTCCGAGGCCTATCTCGCGATGTGA